The Lycium barbarum isolate Lr01 chromosome 9, ASM1917538v2, whole genome shotgun sequence genome has a segment encoding these proteins:
- the LOC132609615 gene encoding uncharacterized protein LOC132609615: MNFFKSILSDDPDPQEPNSPEKAVPEVDPDHEKPNSTTGSDDVWSSFGGLFKTLSTRSESVLETYRKDLQEFGSGLKKETELLREVASREVGNTVSHVIKSTTEIISQGKDTLLAPDDNDVVEPETPDSGRVNPTRYSRFESQLVSIQSDPNTFCVGPEDLGEYEKWKSGFDLKEKSKEVELLIGENGCLESMYKRVVPNEVDNESFWFRYFYKVEKLKQQESVRAKLVKRAISIDDDDEELSWDVDDDDDDDNEQESNVKSKVDEKGKEGSVVESSVIDVKKMGADENQDSTNVAKEVATDKSESSKQDSTNVAKEEDSTNVAKEMPTNKSEPSKQDSTSVLKEVPTNKSEPSKEDSTSVAKELPTNKSEPSKEDSTNVVQQATQSDESQTLSSAAVDKKEENQSNSKDSKKEDTEVTCLSKKEEGVVKGSEGKGDKDESSKDGNVALASSQKTGTDEDDLDWAEIEDIDGNDDKKAATSHVASSNRADLRKRLSVEEDDEDLSWDIEDDD, from the coding sequence ATGAATTTCTTCAAATCCATCTTATCTGATGACCCGGATCCACAAGAACCAAATAGCCCTGAAAAAGCTGTACCAGAAGTTGACCCGGATCATGAAAAACCCAATTCAACAACAGGATCCGATGATGTTTGGAGCAGCTTCGGTGGTTTATTCAAGACTCTGTCGACCCGATCCGAATCAGTACTCGAAACATACCGTAAAGATTTACAAGAATTCGGATCCGGGTTGAAAAAAGAAACCGAATTGTTACGTGAAGTAGCTAGCCGTGAGGTTGGTAATACCGTTAGCCACGTCATCAAATCAACAACTGAGATTATCTCCCAAGGTAAAGACACCCTTTTAGCTCCTGATGATAATGATGTCGTTGAACCCGAAACCCCTGATTCGGGTCGGGTCAACCCGACCCGGTATAGTAGGTTTGAGTCACAGTTGGTGAGTATTCAAAGTGACCCGAATACGTTTTGTGTGGGGCCTGAGGATTTAGgggagtatgagaagtggaaaaGTGGATTTGATTTGAAGGAAAAGAGTAAGGAAGTTGAGTTGTTGATTGGTGAAAATGGGTGTTTGGAAAGTATGTATAAAAGGGTTGTGCCTAATGAAGTTGATAATGAGAGTTTTTGGTTTCGTTATTTTTATAAAGTGGAGAAACTTAAGCAACAAGAGAGTGTTAGAGCTAAACTTGTTAAGAGAGCGATATCGATAGATGATGATGACGAAGAATTGTCTTGGGATgtcgatgatgatgacgatgatgataatgaacaAGAGAGTAATGTTAAATCGAAAGTTGATGAGAAGGGGAAAGAGGGTTCTGTTGTTGAAAGCTCTGTCATTGATGTAAAGAAAATGGGTGCTGATGAGAATCAAGATTCAACCAATGTTGCAAAGGAAGTGGCTACTGATAAAAGTGAATCGAGCAAGCAAGATTCGACCAATGTTGCAAAGGAAGAGGATTCGACCAACGTTGCAAAGGAAATGCCTACTAATAAAAGTGAACCAAGCAAGCAGGATTCGACCAGCGTTCTGAAGGAAGTGCCTACTAATAAAAGTGAACCAAGCAAAGAGGATTCGACCAGCGTTGCAAAAGAATTGCCTACTAATAAAAGTGAACCAAGCAAGGAGGATTCGACTAATGTTGTACAACAGGCCACTCAAAGTGATGAATCACAAACTTTAAGTTCAGCTGCTGTTGAtaagaaagaagagaatcagTCTAATAGCAAAGATAGTAAGAAAGAAGACACTGAAGTTACTTGTCTGAGTAAAAAGGAGGAAGGGGTTGTAAAAGGTTCGGAGGGAAAAGGTGATAAGGATGAATCTAGCAAAGACGGTAATGTAGCTCTTGCTTCAAGTCAAAAGACGGGGACTGATGAGGACGACTTGGATTGGGCTGAAATTGAAGACATTGACGGTAATGATGACAAAAAGGCAGCAACTTCTCATGTTGCAAGTTCCAATAGAGCTGATTTGAGGAAGAGGCTTAGTGTTGAAGAGGATGATGAGGATTTGAGTTGGGATATTGAAGATGATGATTAG